A region of the Plectropomus leopardus isolate mb unplaced genomic scaffold, YSFRI_Pleo_2.0 unplaced_scaffold12293, whole genome shotgun sequence genome:
CTCTCAGATGTTCTCCCAGCTCTGTCCTGACACCCTCTGGGTCCTGCTGCTCAgcctcctcttcatccctgcagcacagacagcaaAATGCCCACAGGAGTGCATCTGTGACCAGATTCAGCTCACTGTGACCTGCGTCAACAAGAACCTGACCCAAGTTCCTCCTACTGTTGACGAGGtctctcattcacacacacatttctgttgtATGCTTAGTTCCATTATGATAATTAATTCTCTTTCTTTATAGATCACGGTGAAATTAGATCTTCGAGGCAACGACATCCAGGAACTTCCCACCGGGGCTTTCAAACACACTCCCTACCTGACTCACCTGTCGATGCAGCGCTGTAACATCCGCAGGGTGAAGGAAGGGGCTTTCCGCGGCCTCGGTCGCCTGGTCTTCCTCAATCTGGCCAACAACAATATTGAAATCCTCTACCAGGTCGTCACACACACCCCGCAGAACTACTTCTACCACCCACgaacacattttcagtgcagcGGAGTAAAAACTTTCTGTCCTCTGCTTCCTTTTCCAGGAGTCCTTTGACGGCCTGTCCTCCCTGAAACAACTCATGATCGACCGAAATCGTGTGGAAGAGATCCAGCCCGGAGCTTTCTCTCAGCTCGGCTTCCTCAACCTGCTATCGCTTACACACAACCAGCTGGTCTACATCCCCAACATGGCCTTCCAGGTAACAAaacacacctcaaaatagcaaaCTGAGAGGTCTTCTCTCATTGtacctttaaattaaaaaccaacatCTTCTCCCTCCAGGGTTTGCAGAACATCAAATGGCTTCGTCTTAGTCACAACTCTCTAAACTACCTGGACACTGAAGCCTTCGCTGGTCTGTTCACGCTCACCCGTCTCAGTCTGGACCACAATGAACTGCAGTTCTTCCCCACTGAGACCATGACCAGGTACGCTGCTCGACATATGGCACTATCTAGGTGTCAGTGGCCTCTATGAACTGCCACAGAGCTACAGACAACTGTCACATGGATTAGATTAAAGGTCTGGAGCCGCTCGCACCAACTGGTTTTAACTAAGTCTGGTTCTGCTAAGTTGGTCTTTGTTTAGACCAATCTTTAGAACGGACTTAATGACCAACCAAACATATGTGGGTAACTTCGGCAAGAAGTCTCCTTTGTGAATACTGACAACCTGGCGAAAATTCAAAGCTTCTATAACACAAGTCACACTGAGCACTCAACAGTATTAATCCTGCTTCGTCAGGTTTGAGGTCCTCCTCACCAACATGCCGGTGCATTGACCTAATCCATTTAATAACTTTGCAACTGATGTAAGAGAATAAACTAGTTTCAGTTTGCTATTGCAACTACTGAGGAACAAAACACCTTAAGATAAAGTGTTGGAAATGTGTCATTTGTCTGCTTTTTACAAATTAGGAGTGGTTGTATTGTGTAAATGACTTTTCCATTTGATTCATGGTatcaaaattatatgaaaaagtgggttcatttgtttttgaatgttatCTGGTTCAAAAGTTATgaaaactggtgtttttttgccattccTGTGGACATCTATTTAAGACGGCCGCAAAACAAACCCCATGTAGTGAACCCCAGGCCACACAACGGCTGAATATACTGATGGTTTTAAACGGCTTTTGATGTCTTTCGCCAtcaatgttttccttaaaaccGAATCCAAAACGTACCTTTCAGAACACACTTTACAAACCATCTTAAGAGCTGAAAGCACACATTGTGTCTTGGGGGGAAAACAGCTCTGATATATTTTAGCTACAAACCTGAAATTTCCATCCTAAATTTCCACACTTCTTCCTCCCTGTGTCCAGACTCCCAGAGGTGACCCGTCTTGATATGAGCTACAACCCGATGACTTACCTCGGCGAGGAGGTGGTGTCCATGGCCAAACTGACCCATCTCTTCCTGGACCACATGTCCCTGCAGGACATGGCCAACACAGCTGTATCAAAATGCCCCAACCTCGTCCACCTGGACATCAGCAACAACCAGCTGCGAGTCATCCAGCCCTTCTCTGAAGGTTCACCCAATTTGGCACGCCTCAACCTGGCTGGGAACCCCATCTACTGCAACTGCTACCTGCGTCCACTCAGGTATAACGCACCTTTGTGGATTTCGAACTGATGGCTGACTTCTAGGCCACAATGCTTTAATTCCATTTACGTCACTGCAGGGAGTGGTCGATCCGGAACAAGGTGAAGCTGATAGGAACATGTGGAGGACCGGCCCATCTGTCGGGGGAAAACCTGGAGGCCGTTCAGCCTCCTGAGCTGCGCTGTCAGAGCCAGGAGGCCATGCTGAAGGCCGAGTTCGAGGAGGCAACCCGGATCACACGACCCACACAAGAACCGGAGAACAAGGTCAAGTGTCCTGCCAAC
Encoded here:
- the LOC121963730 gene encoding chondroadherin-like protein, with translation MFSQLCPDTLWVLLLSLLFIPAAQTAKCPQECICDQIQLTVTCVNKNLTQVPPTVDEITVKLDLRGNDIQELPTGAFKHTPYLTHLSMQRCNIRRVKEGAFRGLGRLVFLNLANNNIEILYQESFDGLSSLKQLMIDRNRVEEIQPGAFSQLGFLNLLSLTHNQLVYIPNMAFQGLQNIKWLRLSHNSLNYLDTEAFAGLFTLTRLSLDHNELQFFPTETMTRLPEVTRLDMSYNPMTYLGEEVVSMAKLTHLFLDHMSLQDMANTAVSKCPNLVHLDISNNQLRVIQPFSEGSPNLARLNLAGNPIYCNCYLRPLREWSIRNKVKLIGTCGGPAHLSGENLEAVQPPELRCQSQEAMLKAEFEEATRITRPTQEPENKVKCPANCVCE